A window of Nicotiana tabacum cultivar K326 chromosome 24, ASM71507v2, whole genome shotgun sequence contains these coding sequences:
- the LOC107809313 gene encoding aluminum-activated malate transporter 9-like: MVTIKNFFKKASSDENKEKLLPNDYDERKGCCNCFSPLNDRFTSFFNNLQDFAKKAIEMGRNDPRKIIFSLKMGFALSFVSLLIFWKKPNDIAQFAIWAILTVLVMFEFSIGATLIKGFNRGLGTFCAGMLAFIFAQLALWAGERERVVIVVSIFIVAFFGSYLKLYPTMAPYEYGYRVFILTYCILIVAGNRTREYNVAICTRLALIALGAGICLLINISIYPIWSGEDLHRLVVKNFMDLANSLEGCINGYLSCVEYDKDANDSEYNGYKSVIESTGREQTLLGFAIWEPPHGRYRMHKNLWRHFVKLSSALRHCAFMVMALHGCIQSEIQVLIEIMFILFYHKRKVFRNELKRVGANAAKVLRELGTKLEKLEMLDSHENILKEVHETAQHLQKKIDHKSYLLVNSKSWEIGKPNINSEDSSSENGSENLPLSSRSRSLSETAIDISSLQANWPQLAKESSEFTKSSFRKQNQWPSRLSLADGSDIADTCEMETYLSASSLSLATFASLLIEFVARLQNVVDNFEELSQRAEFKEPDVIIPPSAIKS, translated from the exons ATGGTGACCATAAAGAATTTTTTCAAGAAGGCTTCTTCAgatgaaaacaaagaaaaactgctgCCAAATGATTATGATGAAAGAAAAGGCTGCTGCAATTGTTTCAGTCCATTGAATGATAGGTTTACaagttttttcaacaatttaCAAGATTTTGCTAAGAAAGCAATCGAGATGGGTCGCAACGATCctcgaaaaattattttttccttaaAGATGGGATTTGCATTATCTTTTGTGTCTCTTCTCATTTTCTGGAAGAAACCTAATGATATTGCTCAGTTCGCAATTTGGGCAATCTTAACGGTTCTTGTTATGTTTGAGTTCAGCATAG GAGCAACCTTAATTAAAGGATTTAATCGTGGTTTGGGGACGTTTTGTGCTGGGATGCTTGCCTTCATCTTTGCTCAATTAGCATTGTGGGCTGGAGAAAGGGAAAGAGTTGTAATTGTTGTGAGCATTTTTATCGTAG CATTTTTTGGATCATACTTGAAGCTATACCCAACAATGGCACCATATGAATATGGATATCGAGTATTTATCTTGACGTATTGTATCCTAATTGTGGCTGGAAACAGGACTAGAGAGTATAATGTGGCAATTTGTACTCGTTTGGCACTAATTGCTCTTGGTGCTGGTATTTGCTTGTTGATTAATATTAGTATTTACCCCATCTGGTCTGGTGAAGATTTGCATCGTTTGGTGGTTAAGAATTTCATGGATCTTGCAAATTCTTTGGAAG GTTGTATCAATGGGTACTTAAGTTGTGTTGAGTATGATAAAGATGCAAATGACTCAGAATATAATGGCTACAAATCTGTCATAGAATCCACAGGCCGAGAGCAAACATTG CTTGGATTTGCTATTTGGGAGCCACCTCATGGGCGTTATAGAATGCACAAGAATCTGTGGAGACACTTTGTCAAATTAAGCAGTGCATTGAGACATTGTGCATTTATGGTCATGGCATTGCATGGATGTATCCAATCAGAAATCCAGGTTTTAATTGAaataatgtttattttattttaccat AAGAGGAAGGTATTTCGTAATGAGCTAAAGAGGGTCGGTGCAAATGCTGCAAAAGTTCTACGGGAGCTAGGAACAAAGTTAGAAAAATTGGAAATGCTAGATAGTCATGAAAATATTCTAAAAGAAGTGCACGAGACAGCTCAACATCTGCAGAAAAAAATAGACCACAAATCATATCTTTTGGTCAATTCAAAGAGTTGGGAAATTGGAAAACCAAACATTAATTCTGAAGAttcttcaagtgaaaatggtagtGAAAATTTGCCATTGAGTTCTCGATCTCGATCACTAAGTGAAACAGCCATTGACATAAGTTCATTGCAAGCAAATTGGCCACAATTGGCAAAAGAATCGTCTGAATTTACAAAATCATCATTTAGAAAGCAAAACCAATGGCCCTCACGTCTCTCGCTTGCTGATGGTAGTGACATTGCCGATACATGCGAAATGGAAACTTATTTAAGTGCAAGTTCTTTGTCTTTGGCTACTTTTGCTTCACTTCTTATTGAATTTGTTGCAAGGCTTCAGAATGTGGTTGACAACTTTGAAGAATTAAGTCAAAGGGCAGAGTTTAAAGAGCCAGATGTTATCATCCCACCTAGTGCAATAAAGAGTTAG
- the LOC107809317 gene encoding small ribosomal subunit protein cS23z-like has translation MLSMSVQSSLKSSVTITSLPSHNPSVKSFRCSSFSVNNTASSSILSYKTKPTRNIHKFFASAATETEPVTAEISDSIVQEIEKNDSKKKVIEKPRLVLKFIWMEKNIGLGLDQVLPGHGSVPLSPYFFWPRKDAWEELKTTLESKPWISQKQMIILLNQATDIINLWQQSGGNLS, from the exons ATGTTATCAATGTCAGTTCAATCTAGCTTGAAAAGCAGTGTTACTATCACTTCTTTACCTTCCCACAATCCCTCTGTTAAATCCTTCAGATGTTCTTCCTTCTCTGTAAACAACACAGCTTCATCTTCCATTCTTAGTtacaaaaccaaaccaacaagAAATATCCATAAGTTTTTTGCTTCAGCTGCCACAGAAACAGAACCAGTTACAGCTGAGATTTCAGACTCTATAGTTCAAGAAATAGAG AAGAATGATTCTAAGAAAAAGGTAATTGAGAAGCCAAGGCTGGTGTTAAAGTTCATATGGATGGAGAAGAACATAGGACTTGGTCTTGATCAAGTGTTACCAGGACATGGTTCTGTTCCTTTGAGTCCATATTTCTTTTGGCCAAGGAAAGATGCATGGGAAGAGCTTAAAACAACACTAGAGAGCAAGCCATGGATATCACAGAAGCAGATGATTATTTTGCTTAATCAAGCAACTGATATCATCAATTTGTGGCAGCAGAGTGGTGGCAATTTGTCCTAA